A single genomic interval of Verrucomicrobiota bacterium harbors:
- a CDS encoding sulfatase-like hydrolase/transferase encodes MRLFPELATSFLLTVLSSPATESRASFVDERPNIIFILTDDQRADHVGFMGNEIVQTPNLDHMAAEGTVFDNAFVTSSICTPSRASYLLGQYERKHGINFNSGTSMSPEAWAKSYPMILREHGYFTGYIGKNHLPIGRKGYFTGIMDRSFDFWYAGHHHLGFYPKDRHAIFDEATDDTQTEIIGEGALAFLDPDSNETMMRNAVEFLQTRPEGQPFCLSICLNLPHGVSTSGMEKREQDDPLYRSAYRDLQQTIPLTPNYIAKGDIDEPKLPADLLLVQLRQSNYSWVDNPDTVRERLIRTYQTITGIDRMIGQIRDTLQETGLDTNTVILFSSDHGLLFGENGLGGKSLCYETTLKVPLVIYDPRTPSGNRVDELVLSIDIAPTILSLAGIGIPDTMQGADLTPFLRGERPEWREVAFGENLWSNIFGNPRCETVRNDDYRYIRYFKNDNLEKRLNTKPEDLYTVPPSMAEDYRSSLTSTILGEPVVYEELFHITSDPYESINLVNDPAHADVLDHLRSKCIEMVAVAKGDIDTPPSTIPVDSRWTETNYRNGL; translated from the coding sequence ATGCGCCTATTCCCTGAGCTCGCCACTTCGTTCCTTCTTACGGTCCTCTCAAGTCCTGCGACTGAATCGAGGGCCTCATTTGTGGACGAGCGGCCAAACATTATTTTCATTCTCACGGATGACCAGCGGGCGGACCACGTCGGCTTCATGGGCAACGAGATTGTTCAGACGCCAAACTTGGACCACATGGCGGCTGAAGGGACCGTTTTCGACAATGCCTTTGTCACCTCCTCCATCTGCACCCCAAGCCGCGCCTCTTACCTGCTCGGACAATACGAACGTAAACACGGAATCAACTTCAACTCCGGCACTTCGATGTCCCCTGAGGCGTGGGCGAAGTCCTACCCGATGATACTCCGCGAGCACGGCTATTTCACCGGGTATATCGGCAAGAACCATCTACCGATAGGCCGGAAAGGCTACTTCACAGGAATCATGGATCGGAGTTTTGATTTTTGGTATGCCGGGCACCATCACCTAGGCTTTTACCCGAAGGATCGCCACGCTATCTTCGACGAAGCCACCGACGATACCCAAACTGAGATCATCGGAGAAGGTGCCCTCGCCTTTCTCGATCCAGACTCCAACGAAACGATGATGCGAAATGCCGTTGAGTTCCTGCAAACGCGTCCCGAGGGTCAACCCTTCTGCCTTTCAATCTGCCTCAACCTTCCTCATGGCGTCAGCACAAGCGGCATGGAAAAACGGGAGCAAGACGATCCCCTTTATCGGTCCGCTTACCGTGATCTTCAGCAGACGATCCCTCTGACACCCAACTACATCGCTAAGGGCGATATCGATGAACCAAAGCTTCCAGCCGATCTCCTTCTCGTCCAACTTCGCCAAAGCAACTATTCCTGGGTCGACAATCCCGATACGGTTCGCGAGCGACTCATTCGCACCTACCAAACGATCACTGGAATCGACCGTATGATCGGTCAAATCCGGGACACGCTTCAAGAAACCGGTTTGGATACCAACACCGTCATTCTCTTCAGCTCCGACCACGGCCTTCTTTTCGGAGAGAACGGTCTCGGTGGAAAATCCCTCTGCTACGAGACGACCCTTAAAGTTCCGTTGGTGATCTACGACCCCCGCACTCCAAGCGGAAACCGGGTCGACGAGCTGGTCCTCTCCATCGACATTGCCCCAACCATCCTGAGCCTCGCCGGTATCGGAATCCCCGATACCATGCAGGGTGCAGACCTGACACCCTTTCTCCGGGGTGAACGACCCGAATGGCGGGAAGTGGCCTTCGGGGAAAACCTCTGGTCAAATATTTTCGGCAACCCTCGCTGTGAAACGGTGCGCAACGACGACTACCGCTACATCCGCTACTTCAAGAACGACAATCTCGAGAAACGTTTAAACACGAAGCCCGAAGACCTCTACACCGTTCCCCCTTCCATGGCAGAGGACTACCGAAGCTCCCTTACCTCAACGATTCTCGGCGAACCCGTCGTCTACGAAGAGCTCTTTCACATTACCAGTGACCCTTACGAATCCATAAATCTGGTCAACGATCCAGCCCACGCTGACGTCCTCGATCATCTCCGCTCAAAATGCATAGAAATGGTCGCAGTCGCGAAGGGGGACATCGATACGCCACCGTCCACCATCCCGGTCGATTCCCGATGGACGGAAACCAACTACCGGAACGGACTTTAA
- a CDS encoding MFS transporter → MTQRSRAGLFAFIVTLGGFIFGLDAAVISGTVRFIAIDFGLNDLQIGTVVSAPGFGVLFALVVTGWVCERIGRKRALILVAVLYLVSAVCSALASSYWGLVAARFVGGLAFCSLSLASMYIGEISPPKLRGRMVAINQMNIVFGLSAAYFVNYVIVQSIDSQAEWIVGLNLGEHAWRYMLGSEIFPAFLWLVLLFWIPESPRWLVHHGRVNEAKATLAKIADPEEVETQLEAIQESLEREGNISVWTQFKRLLSPGMRRILWVGLLIAVVQGLSGINAILFYAPTIFEQLGIGTNAAFQQAIWIGLVSVVFTFLAILLVDRLGRRPMVIGGLVWLAASLGLCAYGFNQAQYELSLDSIETLPEALDRNELNLIAGKTYDSDIGFKKAVVEVLGPQQARDFSGALLQAAASLNGWLILGGILSFIAAFHFSIGPIMWVLFSEIFPTALRSVAIPSFAFVVSLSSWFIQKFFPWQLANMGSASVFLFYAVVAVFGLICLWRILPETKNLSLEEIEKRFRSAL, encoded by the coding sequence ATGACCCAACGCTCCCGTGCCGGCCTGTTCGCGTTTATCGTGACGCTTGGCGGCTTCATTTTTGGTCTCGATGCAGCCGTCATTTCGGGAACCGTTCGATTCATTGCAATCGATTTTGGTCTGAACGATCTGCAGATCGGGACGGTGGTTAGCGCCCCCGGTTTTGGCGTGCTGTTTGCCCTTGTGGTGACAGGTTGGGTATGTGAACGGATTGGTCGGAAGCGGGCACTCATCTTGGTGGCAGTCTTGTATTTGGTTTCTGCGGTTTGCTCGGCTCTTGCTTCGAGCTATTGGGGTCTAGTGGCAGCTCGGTTCGTGGGCGGCTTAGCCTTCTGCTCATTGTCGCTTGCCTCCATGTACATCGGTGAAATTTCTCCACCCAAGCTTCGAGGAAGAATGGTGGCGATCAACCAGATGAACATCGTCTTTGGTCTTTCTGCCGCTTACTTTGTCAATTACGTCATCGTTCAGAGTATCGACTCTCAAGCGGAGTGGATCGTAGGGCTAAACCTCGGCGAACACGCGTGGCGTTACATGCTGGGATCTGAAATTTTTCCGGCATTTCTCTGGTTAGTGCTCTTGTTTTGGATACCGGAGAGCCCTCGTTGGCTGGTTCATCATGGACGAGTGAATGAGGCCAAAGCGACTCTGGCGAAAATTGCAGATCCGGAGGAGGTCGAGACCCAGCTGGAGGCGATTCAGGAATCGTTGGAAAGGGAAGGGAACATTTCGGTTTGGACACAGTTCAAGCGACTCCTTTCACCCGGGATGAGACGTATTCTCTGGGTTGGGTTGTTGATTGCGGTGGTCCAGGGTCTTTCGGGAATCAATGCGATCCTTTTCTATGCGCCCACTATTTTCGAACAGTTGGGGATTGGCACGAACGCGGCCTTCCAGCAGGCGATTTGGATCGGTTTGGTTTCTGTTGTCTTCACCTTTCTTGCGATTCTCCTGGTGGATCGGTTAGGGCGGCGACCGATGGTCATCGGGGGTCTCGTCTGGCTTGCGGCTAGTCTTGGGCTTTGCGCATATGGTTTCAATCAGGCCCAATACGAACTGTCCTTGGATTCGATCGAGACTCTGCCAGAGGCTTTGGATCGGAACGAGCTCAACCTCATCGCCGGGAAGACCTACGATAGCGACATCGGCTTTAAGAAGGCTGTTGTTGAGGTGTTGGGTCCACAACAGGCAAGGGATTTTTCGGGGGCCTTGCTTCAGGCGGCGGCTAGTTTGAATGGATGGCTGATTCTCGGCGGAATCCTGAGTTTTATTGCAGCCTTCCATTTTTCGATCGGACCGATCATGTGGGTATTGTTTTCCGAAATCTTCCCGACAGCCCTTCGAAGCGTGGCGATTCCGTCGTTCGCGTTTGTAGTGAGTCTCTCAAGTTGGTTCATCCAGAAATTTTTCCCTTGGCAACTCGCCAATATGGGGAGCGCCTCGGTTTTTCTTTTTTATGCGGTTGTCGCGGTCTTCGGCTTGATTTGCCTTTGGCGGATATTACCGGAGACGAAAAACCTGAGCCTTGAAGAAATCGAAAAGCGGTTTCGAAGTGCCCTTTAG
- a CDS encoding sulfatase-like hydrolase/transferase, which produces MYRSLLKSLILFFFVFKLSADERPNILVIVVDDLGYVDVGFMGSTEVSTPVLDQLASNGVIFHSGYVTHPYCGPSRAGLITGRYQARFGVETNFTYSPYDLHQGLPLEEKTFAERLKPAGYRTGIIGKWHLGASKPFHPNSRGFDHFYGFLSGGHYYWPESVTNVKDLILPNGNPHYSFNEGSFLPLSRNDQIGEFDEYLTTALSRDAADFIRESDTPFLLYLAYNAPHGPLEAPADLIEKYSHIEPATRRTYLAMIDSLDQGIGMVVDALEETGKLENTLIFFLSDNGGVAPKVNHMNENWADNGPLREGKGSMYEGGSRVPFIAHWPKGIPGGQDFDYPVSSLDIAATTVALGEGDTSGHPLDGVNLIPHLDGTLDHPPHEAIYWRVRDGAGWAIRTPTAKMLKKGYSTDPPELFDMVNDPYESANIIDQNPELRQQLAKLWNDWNAGNSANVFLQAGEYQRMRLQLYRELYEEQKAKADARDPIVIK; this is translated from the coding sequence ATGTATAGATCGCTGCTCAAATCTCTCATCCTCTTCTTTTTCGTCTTCAAGCTTTCGGCAGATGAAAGACCCAACATTCTAGTCATCGTTGTCGACGATCTCGGTTATGTCGATGTAGGCTTCATGGGGTCAACCGAAGTCTCCACACCGGTTCTCGATCAACTGGCGTCAAACGGAGTCATCTTCCATAGCGGATACGTCACCCACCCCTATTGCGGACCGTCGCGTGCCGGACTCATCACCGGCCGCTATCAGGCGAGATTTGGAGTCGAAACCAATTTCACTTACTCCCCTTACGATCTCCATCAAGGCCTTCCACTCGAAGAAAAGACCTTTGCCGAGCGCCTTAAACCAGCTGGCTATCGCACTGGAATCATAGGCAAGTGGCATCTCGGTGCTTCCAAGCCGTTTCACCCGAACAGTCGCGGCTTTGACCATTTTTACGGGTTTCTTTCCGGAGGGCACTACTATTGGCCTGAAAGCGTGACCAACGTCAAAGACCTCATCCTTCCCAACGGAAATCCACACTACAGCTTCAATGAAGGGTCATTCCTTCCACTAAGTCGAAACGATCAAATCGGAGAATTTGACGAATACCTGACCACGGCCCTGAGCCGCGACGCAGCCGATTTTATCCGAGAAAGCGACACTCCTTTTCTTCTCTACCTTGCCTACAACGCACCGCACGGCCCTCTCGAGGCTCCCGCAGACTTGATTGAAAAATACAGTCACATTGAGCCCGCAACCCGCCGCACCTATCTCGCGATGATTGACTCTCTGGACCAAGGGATCGGCATGGTAGTCGATGCTCTCGAAGAAACAGGAAAGCTTGAAAACACCCTGATCTTTTTCCTATCCGACAACGGAGGTGTGGCACCAAAGGTGAACCACATGAACGAAAATTGGGCCGACAATGGTCCCCTGCGGGAGGGCAAGGGAAGCATGTATGAAGGCGGCAGCAGGGTTCCGTTCATCGCGCATTGGCCTAAGGGTATTCCCGGAGGACAGGATTTCGACTATCCCGTATCCTCGCTCGACATCGCGGCAACTACGGTTGCACTCGGAGAAGGCGATACATCGGGTCACCCTCTCGACGGAGTCAATCTAATCCCACACCTCGACGGCACCCTGGACCATCCGCCCCACGAAGCGATCTATTGGCGCGTGCGTGACGGAGCAGGATGGGCAATCCGAACTCCGACTGCGAAGATGCTCAAGAAGGGTTACTCAACCGATCCTCCCGAACTCTTCGATATGGTCAACGATCCCTACGAGTCGGCCAACATTATTGATCAAAACCCGGAACTGCGGCAGCAACTCGCAAAGCTCTGGAACGATTGGAATGCCGGGAACTCCGCAAATGTTTTCCTTCAAGCGGGCGAATATCAGCGAATGCGGCTTCAACTGTATCGGGAGCTATACGAGGAGCAAAAGGCCAAGGCCGACGCTCGGGATCCGATTGTGATCAAGTAG
- a CDS encoding sulfatase-like hydrolase/transferase, translating into MKNFCFLFISAAAIAVCPLAVASEKPNVILIVADDISPREFPFYESSKWTGDRLAKTPMMDRLAEAGCFVETMWATTICKPSRVSLMNGTYAHRNKYWDNRHIGTDCHNIYTAYESAPITLGNMSRDAGYANIWVSKTHICDGGDLLSMGFNEGVFNPAEPARQMGWNPFGTPNKNPYPIFRTANPKDWDHESFFWWPEIQLINHPDYPNEPFKFVQTQIDDYAPDLEMEYIFDFIDRSIAADEPFFVFHAPHLGHLAKDHAVPGTPTVWPRTPVIEWDESGYGYTRKDPKHIERPDGTFERINMTPDGLSYHVEYLDYQMWQYIEKLRSVGEFDNTVILFMADNATQDNAGNWGKGRVRSQQGHHVPLLIYAPEHLLKVNGRQRIVADVTDILPTLADIMGFDFPEGYDKLDGQSMWPYLTGEKRNHRDWIYSMRIETQMIRSDKVMRDGYGSWYDVNKPASDYDTFTKLDELPHGEYKDVLIDEKERLEPILAKFDLYDVDSEAPPPPLDSDGDGIADSFEAKFGTLEPNADPDEDGVTNFDEYIHGGDPMDPKSPSATQLPHRFEVSDAQGSYMALQFDRLEELGPDYWFVIEGSADGAEWTTDGVMQQHTVRSNGDGTERVIARVAADQSRAELKELRLVVHKPKPRAPRKYEHLLK; encoded by the coding sequence ATGAAGAATTTTTGTTTCTTGTTTATCAGTGCTGCCGCTATTGCGGTTTGTCCGTTGGCAGTGGCCTCCGAAAAGCCCAACGTTATTCTCATTGTGGCCGACGATATTAGTCCACGTGAGTTTCCATTTTATGAGTCTTCGAAGTGGACAGGAGATCGGCTCGCGAAAACGCCGATGATGGATCGACTTGCCGAAGCGGGCTGTTTCGTCGAGACGATGTGGGCGACCACCATCTGCAAGCCAAGTCGGGTCTCGTTGATGAACGGAACGTATGCGCACCGGAACAAGTATTGGGACAACCGCCACATCGGAACGGACTGTCATAACATCTACACTGCATATGAGAGTGCCCCGATCACTCTTGGCAATATGAGCCGCGATGCCGGCTACGCGAATATCTGGGTATCAAAAACCCACATCTGTGATGGTGGCGACTTGTTGAGTATGGGCTTCAACGAAGGTGTTTTCAATCCGGCAGAGCCTGCGCGTCAAATGGGCTGGAATCCGTTTGGCACTCCGAATAAAAATCCTTACCCGATCTTCCGGACAGCCAATCCAAAGGACTGGGACCATGAGTCATTCTTCTGGTGGCCCGAAATCCAACTGATCAACCACCCGGATTACCCGAACGAACCTTTCAAGTTTGTCCAAACCCAGATCGACGACTATGCGCCGGATCTTGAGATGGAGTACATCTTTGACTTCATCGATCGATCGATTGCTGCCGATGAACCCTTTTTTGTTTTTCATGCGCCACACCTAGGCCATTTGGCGAAAGATCACGCGGTACCCGGCACCCCGACCGTCTGGCCCCGAACGCCCGTGATCGAATGGGATGAGAGTGGTTACGGATATACCAGGAAGGATCCAAAACACATTGAACGACCCGACGGGACCTTCGAGCGGATCAACATGACTCCAGATGGACTGAGCTATCACGTTGAGTATTTGGATTACCAGATGTGGCAATATATCGAAAAGCTTCGGTCAGTCGGAGAGTTTGACAACACAGTGATCCTATTCATGGCGGACAACGCCACTCAGGACAACGCGGGTAACTGGGGGAAGGGCCGGGTCCGAAGTCAGCAGGGCCATCATGTGCCGCTTTTGATCTATGCGCCCGAACACTTGCTCAAGGTGAATGGCCGTCAAAGAATCGTTGCGGACGTCACAGACATTTTGCCGACTCTCGCGGATATCATGGGCTTCGATTTTCCGGAGGGTTACGACAAGCTGGACGGGCAAAGCATGTGGCCCTACCTGACTGGTGAGAAGCGCAATCATCGTGACTGGATCTATTCGATGCGCATCGAGACTCAGATGATTCGCAGCGACAAGGTTATGCGTGACGGCTATGGCAGTTGGTATGACGTGAACAAGCCTGCAAGTGACTACGACACCTTTACAAAACTGGATGAGTTGCCCCACGGAGAATACAAGGACGTCCTGATCGATGAAAAGGAACGTTTGGAGCCTATCTTGGCAAAGTTCGATCTGTACGATGTCGATTCAGAAGCGCCTCCTCCGCCCCTTGATTCAGATGGTGACGGAATCGCCGATAGTTTCGAGGCGAAGTTTGGTACGCTCGAGCCGAATGCCGATCCTGATGAGGATGGCGTTACTAATTTCGATGAGTACATCCACGGTGGCGATCCAATGGACCCAAAAAGTCCGTCCGCGACACAGCTTCCTCACAGGTTTGAAGTATCGGACGCTCAGGGCAGCTACATGGCACTGCAGTTCGATCGATTGGAGGAGTTGGGACCGGACTATTGGTTTGTGATTGAGGGATCGGCTGACGGCGCCGAATGGACAACGGATGGCGTCATGCAGCAGCACACGGTGCGTTCCAATGGGGATGGGACCGAACGGGTGATTGCCCGGGTAGCGGCTGATCAAAGTCGTGCGGAGTTGAAGGAGCTACGCTTGGTCGTCCATAAACCAAAACCGCGTGCACCGCGAAAGTATGAACACCTATTGAAGTGA
- a CDS encoding sulfatase-like hydrolase/transferase yields the protein MNHTPFTVRFVGSVLIFFTSLLEAADQPNILWIITDDQRSDSIAAYNMATTGLAESALGYVESPNIDALAGEGTFFTNAFCNSMACAPSRSSMHTGKYPHRNGMYGFRKAHQAIDEKVRSRIIPEVMLENGYQPSLFGKSGYYVFDWEHYNQWKDPGFYQPFVRNNDLQKTEGSDFWFNRPWSPELGKVVGTEEVYRFADGSVKRFWRSRVDRELTREEIAMREEVEEELDILRSYTRRNPDLIIGGVSPAETGETLDGAIVKAMQRYLSNEGKSYETVSGVLAEGPDPSKPVFIHLGFVFPHTPVLPSKEFRDRFEGKMYRIPEYSSEEAELMPDSLRDLRDDMDFSSMTDEEKQQAIRDYYAFCAMGDHLIGQAVQSFKDYCEKHDQEYLIVYVCGDHGWHLGEQGIKAKFGPWFQSVHDSVIVVSSDKSVFPAGKIIDDWVEFVDFAPTFYEVAGIDPDAHPGLDGVSLLTTLEEGPQRDYVIGEMNQVRGDRAYLRSEDFAFAMLVRPFWTKPGEGYEPGERIRWGLDAPADKVDMSLYDLRIDPLERRNVADDPAYQELATWFRNKLASIVLGDGRLEVDWTEKNDYSFHDFAAGAHDRRLDIPDGLIPSVPELASVQP from the coding sequence ATGAATCATACCCCTTTCACTGTCCGATTTGTCGGATCCGTGCTGATCTTTTTTACGTCGCTTCTCGAAGCTGCTGATCAGCCAAACATTCTTTGGATCATTACCGACGACCAGCGAAGTGACTCTATTGCGGCCTACAATATGGCCACCACTGGATTGGCCGAGAGCGCACTCGGTTATGTGGAATCACCGAATATCGACGCCCTTGCAGGCGAAGGTACATTTTTCACGAACGCCTTCTGTAACTCAATGGCCTGTGCGCCCTCACGAAGCTCGATGCACACAGGAAAGTATCCTCACCGGAACGGGATGTATGGCTTTCGGAAGGCACACCAGGCGATCGATGAGAAAGTCCGTAGCCGTATAATCCCGGAAGTAATGTTGGAGAATGGCTACCAACCTTCGTTGTTTGGAAAGAGTGGTTATTACGTTTTCGACTGGGAACACTACAACCAGTGGAAGGATCCTGGGTTCTACCAGCCTTTTGTTAGGAACAACGACCTTCAGAAAACGGAGGGAAGCGATTTTTGGTTCAACCGCCCTTGGTCTCCTGAGCTAGGGAAAGTAGTTGGAACCGAGGAGGTGTATCGCTTCGCCGATGGATCGGTGAAACGTTTCTGGCGTTCGCGTGTCGACCGCGAATTGACGCGTGAGGAAATCGCGATGCGTGAGGAGGTCGAGGAAGAGCTGGATATTCTGCGCTCATACACTCGGAGAAATCCCGACCTGATCATCGGGGGAGTCTCGCCTGCTGAAACCGGTGAAACGCTTGATGGTGCGATCGTGAAGGCGATGCAGCGTTACCTCAGTAATGAGGGGAAGAGCTACGAAACTGTTTCGGGGGTGCTTGCAGAGGGACCCGATCCTTCTAAGCCGGTTTTCATTCACCTCGGTTTTGTGTTTCCCCATACGCCAGTGCTACCGAGTAAGGAGTTCCGTGATCGATTTGAGGGAAAGATGTATCGTATTCCTGAATACAGTTCTGAGGAAGCCGAATTGATGCCGGATTCACTTCGTGACCTGCGCGATGATATGGATTTTTCGAGTATGACGGACGAGGAAAAGCAGCAGGCGATTCGTGATTACTATGCCTTTTGCGCGATGGGTGATCATCTCATTGGGCAGGCAGTGCAGTCTTTCAAGGACTACTGCGAAAAGCACGATCAGGAGTATCTGATCGTCTACGTCTGTGGTGATCATGGCTGGCATTTGGGTGAGCAGGGAATCAAAGCTAAGTTCGGTCCTTGGTTTCAGAGTGTTCACGACAGCGTAATCGTAGTGTCCTCGGACAAGTCGGTCTTCCCTGCAGGCAAAATCATCGATGACTGGGTAGAGTTCGTTGACTTCGCTCCAACCTTTTACGAAGTCGCAGGAATCGATCCAGACGCCCATCCCGGTCTGGATGGGGTGAGCCTTCTGACTACCTTGGAGGAGGGGCCGCAGCGTGATTACGTGATTGGTGAGATGAATCAGGTGCGCGGTGACCGTGCCTACCTTCGCAGCGAAGATTTTGCGTTCGCTATGCTCGTGCGGCCTTTTTGGACAAAGCCGGGGGAGGGGTATGAGCCGGGAGAGCGTATTCGCTGGGGTCTCGATGCGCCTGCCGACAAAGTAGATATGTCCCTCTACGATCTGAGAATTGATCCACTAGAGCGTCGAAATGTTGCTGATGATCCGGCCTATCAGGAACTCGCTACTTGGTTTCGTAATAAACTGGCGAGTATCGTTCTCGGCGATGGTCGACTCGAGGTGGACTGGACCGAGAAGAACGACTACAGCTTCCATGATTTCGCGGCTGGTGCCCACGACCGGAGACTGGATATTCCCGATGGCTTGATTCCAAGCGTTCCCGAATTGGCGAGTGTCCAGCCCTAG